One genomic window of Stigmatopora nigra isolate UIUO_SnigA chromosome 13, RoL_Snig_1.1, whole genome shotgun sequence includes the following:
- the mocs3 gene encoding adenylyltransferase and sulfurtransferase MOCS3, with product MDEELCYLKAQLRKQEEEIASLKNKLALFEKKKPTLAPELLFRGTPLPPLIAKSSLSNEDIMRYSRQLLLPEFGVQGQLNLSKTSVLIVGCGGLGCPLAQYLAAAGIGRLGLLDYDEVELSNLHRQVLHSEENQNQAKALSAAIAVQRLNSTVECIPYHLQLSPENALELIQQYDIVADCSDNVPTRYLVNDACVLSGKPLVSASALRLEGQLTVYNYNGGPCYRCLYPVPPPPEMVTNCSDGGVLGVVPGIMGCFQALEVLKIASGHGSSCGQQLVMFDAPSARFRSIKLRPKQLDCVVCGEKPSITQLVDYEAFCGSNATDKCRKLNLLPRDQRITVQDYKSVIDKAEPHLLLDVRPLVEVDICHLPNSLNIPLSCLEGRKKEDMQLLEKRIDQLKQQMVDVCCPPVYVICKMGNDSQKGVQLLRKMSGSEVGNMTVKDICGGLMAWAQKIDPTFPQY from the exons ATGGATGAGGAATTATGCTATTTGAAGGCTCAGCTAAGAAAGCAGGAGGAAGAGATTGCTAGTCTGAAGAATAAATTGGCCTTGTTCGAAAAG AAAAAGCCAACATTAGCCCCAGAGTTACTTTTCAGAGGGACACCTCTCCCACCGCTAATAGCCAAATCATCTCTCTCCAATGAAGACATCATGAGATACAGCAGACAGCTACTCCTGCCTGAGTTTGGTGTGCAAG GACAGCTCAACCTATCCAAAACATCTGTACTGATTGTTGGCTGTGGAGGACTGGGGTGTCCTCTTGCACAATATTTAGCTGCTGCAGGTATAG GACGCCTGGGTCTGCTGGACTATGATGAGGTGGAGCTCAGTAATCTGCATAGACAAGTGCTACACAGCGAGGAGAACCAAAATCAGGCTAAAGCTCTGTCGGCAGCCATTGCTGTTCAAAG GTTGAACTCAACAGTGGAATGCATTCCTTACCATTTACAGCTATCACCTGAAAACGCCTTGGAACTCATTCAACAGTAT GACATTGTGGCTGATTGCTCAGACAATGTCCCGACCCGTTATCTTGTCAATGACGCCTGTGTGCTAAGTGGCAAACCGCTAGTATCAGCGAGTGCACTCAGATTGGAGGGACAA TTGACTGTGTATAACTATAATGGAGGACCTTGCTACAGATGCCTCTACCCAGTACCCCCACCCCCAGAGATGGTGACAAACTGTTCTGATGGAGGAGTATTAGGAGTTG TTCCAGGTATAATGGGCTGCTTTCAGGCTTTGGAGGTTCTCAAGATAGCTTCAGGACATGGAT CTTCTTGTGGCCAGCAACTGGTGATGTTTGATGCACCAAGTGCCAGATTCAGGTCCATTAAATTGCGGCCCAAGCAGTTGGATTGCGTTGTGTGTGGGGAGAAGCCTAGCATAACCCAGCTAGTTGACTATGAAGCCTTCTGTGGTTCCAATGCAACAGATAAG TGTCGTAAACTCAACCTGCTGCCCAGAGATCAGAGGATCACAGTGCAG GATTACAAATCCGTTATAGACAAGGCAGAGCCCCATCTCCTTCTAGATGTGCGCCCTCTTGTGGAAGTGGATATATGCCATCTACCCAACTCACTGA ACATACCACTCTCATGTTTAGAAGGGAGGAAGAAGGAAGATATGCAGTTACTTGAGAAGAGAATTGACCAATTGAAACAGCAGATGGTTGATGTCTGCTGCCCTCCAG TTTATGTCATTTGTAAGATGGGCAACGACTCCCAGAAGGGGGTGCAACTTTTAAGGAAGATGAGTGGATCCGAAGTGGGAAACATGACAGTGAAAGACATTTGCGGAGGCCTAATGGCATGGGCGCAGAAGATAGACCCCACATTCCCACAGTATTGa
- the qpct gene encoding glutaminyl-peptide cyclotransferase yields the protein MAEWGQVSCKIRFFASIAILVSSIQCSNGIPWTQEKLHHQAVTLTPDEVRTALSHTDLSQMWQRDLRPFLVARYPGSTGNQAVQQHIKTTLNSLGAGWDVTEDRFISQTPYGPIPFTNLIFTLNPLAKRRLVLACHYDSKYYAPQWHGMEFLGATDSAVPCAMMLELARALDGELKNQKASFANLTLQLIFFDGEEAFFHWSPNDSLYGSRHLAQKMQNTPHPSEAADTNQLDGIDLFVLLDLIGGPSPRFGNQFPATTYWLTRLQSIEKRLHSMNQLENHPESAEYFWPDRPTGPIDDDHIPFLSRGVRILHLIPSPFPAVWHTFNDNEQNLDRPTIANLNKILQIFVLEYLNVRPVNTADVVAAM from the exons ATGGCCGAGTGGGGCCAAGTTTCTTGTAAAATACGATTTTTTGCTTCCATTGCAATATTGGTATCATCCATCCAATGTTCCAATGGAATACCCTGGACACAAGAAAAG CTTCACCACCAGGCCGTTACACTAACCCCCGATGAAGTCCGGACAGCCTTGTCTCACACAGACCTGTCACAAATGTGGCAGAGGGACCTGAGACCATTTCTTGTTGCCAGGTATCCGGGTTCTACAGGCAACCAAGCTGTGCAGCAA CATATTAAAACCACCCTGAATTCTCTTGGCGCCGGCTGGGATGTGACAGAGGACCGGTTTATTTCCCAAACGCCTTACGGACCAATTCCTTTCACCAACCTCATTTTCACCCTCAACCCTTTAGCCAAGCGTCGCCTGGTCCTGGCCTGTCACTATGACTCCAAATACTATGCACCACAATGGCATGGTATGGAGTTTCTAGGTGCCACTGATTCCGCTGTGCCATGCGCCATGATGCTGGAACTAGCACGAGCCCTGGATGGTGAGCTGAAAAATCAAAAG GCTTCCTTCGCCAACCTGACATTGCAATTGATTTTCTTTGATGGAGAGGAAGCTTTCTTCCATTGGAGCCCTAATGACTCTTTGTACGGATCTCGTCACCTGGCACAGAAGATGCAAAACACCCCTCATCCGTCAGAAGCCGCAGACACCAATCAACTGGATGGCATA gatttgtttgtattattgGACCTGATTGGGGGCCCAAGCCCACGGTTTGGAAACCAGTTCCCAGCGACAACGTACTGGCTCACTCGGCTGCAGAGCATAG AAAAACGTCTTCACTCTATGAACCAATTGGAAAACCATCCGGAAAGTGCAGAATACTTCTGGCCAGATCGACCTACTGGTCCCATTGATGATGATCACATACCGTTCCTGAGCAGAG GAGTCCGGATTCTCCATCTCATTCCCTCTCCTTTCCCAGCTGTGTGGCACACATTTAATGACAATGAGCAGAACTTGGATCGACCCACCATTGCCAACCTCAACAAGATTTTACAGATCTTTGTCCTGGAGTATCTTAATGTCCGCCCTGTTAATACTGCAGATGTAGTAGCAGCCATGTAG